Proteins found in one Stanieria cyanosphaera PCC 7437 genomic segment:
- a CDS encoding glycine-rich domain-containing protein: MNSSLITQLKGQEFLSCLNQINFGPIAFKLMHPEDGIAWSLEQATEAIEQYRRFLILSYLYSEKIVVPSKIIDRVWHFHILDTAKYRKDCQNLFGQFMDHYPYFGMKDESDREALDEAFIKTQALWVKHFGVEMM, translated from the coding sequence ATGAATTCATCCTTAATAACCCAATTAAAAGGGCAGGAGTTTTTAAGTTGCCTAAACCAAATCAATTTTGGCCCGATCGCTTTTAAACTGATGCACCCAGAAGATGGTATAGCTTGGTCGCTCGAACAAGCTACCGAAGCCATCGAACAGTACCGACGGTTTCTCATTTTGAGTTATCTCTATTCCGAAAAGATCGTTGTACCTTCTAAAATTATCGATCGCGTCTGGCATTTTCATATCCTAGATACCGCTAAGTATCGAAAAGATTGTCAAAATCTGTTCGGTCAATTTATGGATCATTATCCTTATTTTGGCATGAAAGATGAAAGCGATCGCGAAGCTTTAGATGAGGCATTTATTAAAACCCAAGCTTTATGGGTTAAGCATTTTGGGGTAGAGATGATGTAA
- a CDS encoding NB-ARC domain-containing protein has product MSEILKQEVRNLLNNLLKYDSQKNPPLKSSLKLKTKWHQTSLKVDTTLDSLLNAKIFELIETFSSSPNDKPSNSKDRLRYLLKEILEEKLKLLEDKRVKNDKGTYRGIKNWIFTLKLWHSPEELAYIERNLRAFEQHWYTIYPTQFNRQLPLYNLPPRRYTKLFGYESELDRLLELLSAKSREQIICLQGMSGSGKTALALEVAYYCLEASKDKTNTLSFDAIIFTSAQTTHVVGNNIMPKLLGAEQYLGDIVRVISDTLQFPLEPSLDFERQLRLLLNYLDRKIVLLIIDNLETVRDRDTIANLISHFPETVKIILTSRIPFPQLNSCSITLTHLQPQPGGELIDDLAKKFQRILQSEQITSIYSRTGGLPLAITYQMAQIVTTGIPDNLIGMVVDNTPDELLQFCFADLVKSLSPTPAYHYLLIAALFNQFASTKAIAYIHRTTEEIASSHLQHLANLYLLFPQKTEQYTLHSLTQEYLQQELEKQPDYQAQIRARWVQWYLELVEPYISLSADEWHDYREIEVEWINLRSVVEWCTLDNRYLDVKTFWQSLKGFTRTLGYWTERNIWLDWLLDRAILARDWQMVAEAKFHFSQTLAHIDQTDASGRAMKLAREAWDLKEYCSLDWQLDLSLYITALYTRQTQTNSWKTAQTWCDRSQQIFQTLPTTIPNYSEKKCQLFYYQAEIYTHSQEFGTALDTYQTALKIAKTNNYHRGIAYIRARIAVILINQDLLTEAKEELLSLLKLTEQHQDRRSRTFCYQYLAIVAKKLENVKEAKNYATLAQEGFNNLAMEAAAAEMEKFIAEYN; this is encoded by the coding sequence ATGTCGGAAATACTCAAACAGGAAGTACGCAATCTATTAAACAACCTGCTTAAATACGATTCTCAAAAAAATCCACCTTTAAAATCATCATTAAAATTAAAAACCAAATGGCATCAAACAAGTTTGAAGGTTGACACAACTTTAGATAGTCTATTAAATGCAAAGATATTTGAATTGATAGAAACATTTTCATCTTCGCCAAATGATAAACCCTCCAACTCCAAAGATCGTCTGAGATATCTTCTCAAAGAGATACTCGAAGAAAAGCTAAAACTTTTAGAAGATAAACGAGTTAAAAATGATAAAGGCACATATAGAGGGATCAAAAACTGGATATTCACTCTCAAACTCTGGCATTCACCCGAAGAACTTGCTTATATCGAACGAAATCTACGAGCATTTGAACAACATTGGTACACAATATATCCAACTCAATTCAATCGACAACTTCCTCTTTACAATCTTCCCCCTCGTCGTTATACAAAACTCTTTGGCTACGAAAGCGAGCTAGATCGCCTCTTAGAATTACTTTCTGCTAAAAGTAGGGAACAAATAATTTGTCTTCAAGGAATGAGTGGAAGTGGTAAAACGGCACTGGCTTTAGAAGTAGCCTATTATTGTCTGGAAGCTAGTAAAGATAAGACTAATACTCTTTCCTTTGATGCGATAATTTTTACTTCTGCTCAAACTACTCATGTTGTGGGCAATAATATAATGCCTAAATTACTTGGAGCAGAGCAGTATCTCGGTGATATCGTGCGAGTCATAAGCGACACTTTACAATTTCCTCTCGAACCTTCTTTAGATTTCGAGCGACAATTGCGACTTCTATTAAATTATCTAGATCGTAAAATCGTTCTACTAATTATTGATAACTTAGAAACAGTAAGAGATCGCGATACTATTGCCAATCTAATTTCTCATTTTCCCGAAACAGTCAAAATTATCCTTACTAGTCGAATCCCCTTCCCTCAACTCAATAGTTGTTCGATTACTCTAACTCACTTACAACCACAACCAGGTGGAGAATTAATCGATGATTTAGCAAAAAAGTTCCAAAGAATCCTTCAAAGTGAGCAAATAACCTCAATTTATAGTCGAACGGGAGGATTACCTTTAGCTATTACCTATCAAATGGCACAAATTGTCACCACAGGAATTCCAGACAATCTGATTGGAATGGTGGTAGATAATACACCTGATGAGTTACTCCAATTCTGTTTTGCCGATTTAGTTAAATCTCTCTCTCCCACTCCCGCCTATCACTATCTGCTAATTGCCGCTTTATTTAACCAATTTGCCAGCACAAAAGCGATCGCATACATACATCGAACAACTGAAGAAATTGCCTCTTCTCATCTCCAACACCTAGCCAATCTATATCTATTATTTCCCCAAAAAACAGAACAATATACTCTTCACTCCCTCACCCAAGAATATCTGCAACAAGAATTAGAGAAACAACCCGATTATCAAGCCCAAATTCGCGCTCGCTGGGTGCAATGGTATTTAGAATTAGTCGAACCTTATATTTCTCTGTCTGCTGATGAGTGGCATGATTATCGAGAGATAGAAGTAGAATGGATAAATTTGCGTTCTGTAGTTGAGTGGTGTACGCTCGACAATCGCTATTTGGATGTGAAAACCTTTTGGCAAAGTTTAAAAGGATTTACTCGCACTTTAGGATATTGGACGGAAAGAAATATTTGGTTGGATTGGCTACTAGATCGCGCTATTTTAGCTCGAGATTGGCAAATGGTAGCAGAAGCCAAATTTCATTTTAGTCAAACTTTGGCTCATATCGATCAAACCGATGCTAGCGGTCGGGCTATGAAACTCGCACGAGAAGCTTGGGATTTAAAAGAATATTGTTCTCTAGATTGGCAACTAGATTTATCCTTATATATTACGGCTCTCTATACCCGCCAAACGCAAACCAACAGTTGGAAAACAGCCCAAACCTGGTGCGATCGCAGTCAACAAATCTTTCAAACTCTGCCAACTACTATTCCCAACTACTCAGAAAAAAAATGTCAATTATTCTACTATCAAGCGGAAATTTATACCCACTCCCAAGAGTTTGGAACAGCCTTAGATACCTACCAAACAGCACTGAAAATTGCCAAAACTAACAATTATCACAGAGGGATTGCTTATATTCGCGCCCGAATTGCTGTAATTTTAATTAATCAAGATCTACTAACTGAAGCGAAAGAAGAATTACTCTCTCTACTAAAGCTTACAGAGCAACATCAAGATAGACGTTCTCGTACTTTTTGTTATCAGTATCTAGCTATAGTTGCCAAAAAACTTGAAAATGTTAAAGAAGCCAAAAATTACGCTACTCTAGCTCAAGAGGGTTTTAATAATTTGGCAATGGAAGCCGCCGCCGCCGAGATGGAGAAATTTATCGCAGAATATAATTAG
- a CDS encoding methyltransferase domain-containing protein, with the protein MKPITNLKDGSYDFDCFATIERKKEKDRLNYQANSLLPLEEKIWLDAGLKEGMQIVDLGCGTGTISIAIAKKFPNADILGVDCSERLLDSARQLQKQKHLTNVKFVLGDVYALNLSNGVSDFVYGRLLFQHLAEPVKALKEIARVLKPEGKVCLVDVADSWFALNPEPPAFRTLREGLRTIQASQGGDARVGYKLGSYLSKAGFSNVKTRVEVVTSDRLGGIEQFLELFSFGSPYYALDRNLEKLALAAREETAKLVNVTHAWGAFGLFVATGTR; encoded by the coding sequence ATGAAACCAATAACTAACCTAAAAGATGGTTCTTATGACTTCGATTGCTTTGCAACTATCGAGCGAAAAAAGGAAAAAGATAGATTGAACTATCAAGCAAATTCATTACTACCTCTCGAAGAAAAGATTTGGCTAGATGCAGGATTAAAAGAAGGAATGCAGATTGTCGATCTCGGTTGTGGAACTGGTACGATTAGTATTGCGATCGCCAAAAAATTTCCCAATGCAGATATATTGGGAGTAGATTGTAGCGAGCGTCTATTAGACTCAGCCAGACAACTTCAAAAGCAAAAACATCTAACTAATGTTAAATTTGTTCTCGGCGATGTTTATGCTCTCAATCTATCCAATGGAGTAAGCGATTTTGTTTATGGGCGATTATTATTTCAGCATTTAGCCGAACCTGTAAAAGCCTTGAAAGAAATTGCTAGAGTCCTCAAACCAGAGGGGAAAGTTTGTCTAGTTGATGTTGCAGATAGTTGGTTTGCTTTAAATCCCGAACCACCAGCTTTTAGAACATTAAGAGAAGGTTTGAGAACTATTCAAGCTAGCCAAGGAGGAGATGCTCGGGTTGGTTATAAATTAGGAAGTTATTTATCTAAAGCGGGTTTTAGTAATGTTAAAACTAGAGTAGAAGTCGTAACTAGCGATCGCTTAGGTGGAATCGAGCAGTTCTTAGAGTTATTTTCGTTTGGTAGTCCTTATTATGCTCTCGATCGCAATCTTGAAAAATTAGCTTTAGCTGCTCGTGAAGAAACGGCAAAATTAGTTAATGTAACTCATGCTTGGGGTGCATTTGGCTTATTTGTAGCTACTGGTACTCGATAA
- a CDS encoding DUF1822 family protein produces the protein MNHQEKLEFIKVFLNQTPRTQEVLIEFINSNNYQDIAKKLKIEPNTASQHITKVCKELKLRQKFPDLSSKEISLELRKLLNLYIDDIAVDKISQALSLTRKTVNYRSRQDFRQGQIIIIIDINPLQINFNFLCKFLKEIQRFFGNDVITIKKIEDGSIKLTITGTLEGCQRIKSQFDAGELTEILESRVIDVSLVEVEVETENNLWTNLSNWLQSNILPDWELEEIVGATITALRTNPDFFATPAFGSLMGNSNEEELTSISELLANLNNEDLNIVRLAAQELGSREANNREVIARLKEKLNTINDLETQWQIALTLGKIAPEKYLQAKAQKQIIELDDTSLELVLAIKNEDDDFIDILVEIRPDWNDYLPIGLEAKILEESGEDFWQDDFVSTQLVTDSRAYIYFNFWGMPGDRFILQLSLNHTILQKNFQI, from the coding sequence ATGAATCATCAAGAAAAATTAGAATTCATTAAAGTTTTTCTAAATCAAACACCTCGTACTCAAGAGGTATTAATAGAATTTATAAATTCCAATAATTATCAAGATATTGCTAAAAAATTAAAGATCGAACCTAACACTGCCTCTCAACATATAACTAAAGTTTGTAAAGAACTTAAGTTAAGACAAAAGTTTCCCGATTTATCTTCTAAAGAGATTAGTCTGGAGTTGAGAAAATTATTAAATCTATATATAGATGACATTGCTGTCGATAAAATCAGCCAAGCTTTATCTTTAACAAGAAAAACAGTAAATTATCGCTCGAGACAAGATTTTAGACAGGGACAAATAATTATTATTATCGATATAAATCCATTACAAATTAACTTTAATTTTCTTTGTAAGTTTTTGAAAGAAATTCAAAGATTTTTTGGAAATGATGTTATTACGATCAAGAAAATCGAAGATGGAAGTATTAAATTAACTATCACTGGAACATTAGAAGGTTGTCAAAGAATTAAATCTCAATTTGACGCTGGAGAATTAACAGAAATATTAGAAAGTCGCGTTATAGATGTCTCTTTAGTCGAAGTAGAAGTAGAAACAGAAAATAATCTTTGGACTAATTTAAGCAATTGGTTACAATCCAATATTTTACCTGACTGGGAACTAGAAGAAATAGTTGGTGCTACTATTACAGCTTTAAGAACTAATCCCGACTTTTTTGCTACTCCTGCTTTTGGTTCATTAATGGGTAATTCTAACGAAGAAGAATTAACATCAATTTCGGAATTATTAGCCAATCTTAATAATGAAGATCTAAATATAGTGCGTTTAGCAGCCCAAGAATTAGGCTCGAGGGAAGCTAACAATCGAGAAGTAATTGCTCGTTTAAAAGAAAAATTAAACACTATTAACGACCTCGAAACTCAATGGCAAATTGCTTTAACTTTAGGCAAAATTGCCCCAGAGAAATACCTCCAAGCTAAAGCACAAAAACAAATTATAGAGTTAGATGATACATCTTTAGAATTAGTCTTAGCTATTAAGAACGAAGATGATGATTTTATCGATATTCTAGTAGAAATAAGACCAGATTGGAACGACTATCTACCTATAGGTTTAGAAGCAAAAATATTAGAAGAATCTGGAGAAGATTTTTGGCAAGATGATTTTGTTTCAACTCAGTTAGTTACCGATAGTCGAGCCTATATTTATTTTAATTTTTGGGGAATGCCAGGGGACAGATTTATTTTACAACTTAGTTTAAACCATACAATATTGCAGAAAAACTTCCAAATTTAA
- a CDS encoding CHAT domain-containing protein yields the protein MQKQQFTLNKDVIYQGNQQVQIELKQGTSFAVRQIDSLFKLGLWIFKAENQLIFLPRATLFERLFPLTATYTKLGTAYKIRAEQVLEFEKVFLDGIIQIKDESLIIDGIYSLSTYNEPLQIARIFQKLEPTAFLRDEFEEYGKSKINYSLGADKFLTVVDNKQFDLDINSFPLTKKYRVSLAGSTETEPFNSLVCYLYLNFSREEKKPNSISLLYKITSGLQHGSLKWCCQPIELFVNNDWYSLIETDNANFQLLNINLEYQENLPTTNCTWCSKKENKLEKNVVPVMGTNIAINLIIDGDLVTGNIVASGYYIDSLEPSTYQATIVGEIEKSKQVEELRQSLNSENSNFTGCWLTNVEAIGKITLEQNSNEVRGAYNRVNEVSGGEIIGIAEGNFLEFSWTDREEKGWGYLRSLNRGGTLYGMWGIGNFPFKSQIFIANWKLPINTEIAVQNDEIFLEEFRNLGQELIHQQRFEQGLIILEEVLNLYRHQRHQLDISSQEKSKDLTSEYFSLFFYVLRNNIYLGKYNNLLAHLEHLIEVIQLSGGEQSASILFKERTASIKNDFAKFKQSCHILTEGLEETRFLLNGENEQGKVGIFFDQKNNLGNIINDIAKNSSAELAGILPGDILIEVNEVEVRYIPIKEVYKLLIGESNTKIAITIQRENKTLTFSLIRQPFKVYPLNRRNELVNFYNYFEQNLLALITLTESELNNLKELNFNIVRGKINFLEAWSILRDRLTLLEEKINLNIEELLKLKETIFIDYPSLLEDVTLAIAFLSQLSFNLKNQYHLSKIHYKSNDNINLRELERKIESFLTENPKLSQIETILFRCYLHYFQVVKGFCLTISLQHDFMSRANIVEFFEVNQQKSRLDLFNLASYIETWRSKLVEDLEKIEALEEAQPLFTKIIEISIALGDVKEALIFSEKSRARAFADLLATRFARDISQDLRNFPVNSSEINFEQIQQLAQTYSATIVEYFVVDRGEIESKVYIWVIQPNGSIFLETIELNYNLQQQINGLDRFLEEAKSSHHLGSSTELAKSQTLLTELARLLIKPIEHFLNTSSANKIILIPHKSLFKIPFANLFNSKSDRYLIEQYSIILSPSIQTLNLTQQNFVNNSDTQNVLVVGNPQMPSFKTLPYAEYAAKAISNLFKTKPLLGKQATKKEILTQLPQAKIIHFGTHAEFNDLQPLEGGIALASEGEEKGFLTVGEILARFAPPQTLSLNAELVVLSACSTGRGKITGDGVIGLARGLMAAGVKAVLVSLWEVRDLPTACLMLQFYKYLKLGNTPSDALKQAQVWLKNITNKELWKWLCQENLSVNSIDKEKLKNQLYPFRHPYYWGAFYLIGS from the coding sequence ATGCAAAAACAACAATTTACCTTAAATAAAGATGTAATTTATCAAGGAAATCAACAAGTTCAAATCGAACTAAAACAAGGGACTTCATTTGCAGTTCGTCAGATTGATTCGCTTTTTAAGTTGGGATTATGGATATTTAAGGCAGAGAACCAATTAATTTTTCTACCTAGAGCTACACTTTTTGAAAGACTTTTTCCCTTAACGGCTACATATACAAAACTTGGTACAGCTTATAAAATTAGAGCAGAACAAGTTCTTGAATTTGAAAAAGTTTTTTTAGATGGAATAATACAAATAAAAGATGAATCATTAATTATAGATGGAATTTATAGTTTATCAACTTATAATGAACCATTACAAATTGCTAGAATTTTTCAAAAGTTAGAACCTACTGCTTTTTTAAGAGATGAGTTTGAGGAATATGGCAAATCAAAAATTAATTACTCGCTCGGAGCGGATAAATTTTTAACAGTTGTAGATAATAAACAATTTGATTTAGATATAAATTCTTTCCCATTAACAAAAAAATATCGCGTTTCTTTAGCAGGAAGTACGGAAACCGAGCCTTTTAATTCTTTAGTCTGCTATTTATATCTTAATTTTTCCCGAGAAGAAAAAAAACCTAATAGTATTTCATTACTCTATAAAATAACATCGGGGTTGCAGCATGGTAGTCTTAAGTGGTGTTGTCAACCAATAGAACTATTTGTAAATAATGATTGGTATTCTCTAATAGAAACAGATAATGCTAACTTTCAGCTACTTAATATAAACTTAGAATATCAAGAAAATTTACCAACAACAAACTGTACTTGGTGTAGTAAAAAAGAAAATAAATTAGAAAAAAATGTTGTTCCTGTAATGGGAACAAATATTGCTATTAATTTAATAATTGATGGCGATCTCGTTACAGGAAATATTGTAGCTTCTGGATATTATATCGATAGCCTAGAGCCTAGTACTTACCAAGCAACTATAGTTGGCGAAATAGAAAAAAGCAAACAAGTAGAAGAATTACGCCAATCTCTTAATTCTGAAAACTCAAATTTTACTGGATGTTGGTTAACTAATGTAGAAGCTATAGGAAAGATAACATTAGAACAAAATAGTAATGAAGTTCGAGGTGCTTATAATCGAGTAAATGAAGTTTCAGGCGGAGAGATTATCGGTATTGCAGAAGGTAATTTTCTAGAATTCAGTTGGACAGATCGAGAAGAAAAAGGATGGGGGTATCTTCGTTCATTAAATCGAGGTGGTACTTTATATGGAATGTGGGGAATAGGCAATTTTCCTTTTAAATCTCAAATTTTTATTGCTAATTGGAAATTGCCTATCAATACTGAAATCGCAGTACAAAATGATGAAATATTTTTAGAAGAGTTTAGAAATTTAGGGCAGGAATTAATTCATCAACAAAGATTTGAACAAGGACTCATTATTTTAGAAGAAGTTCTCAATTTATATCGTCATCAACGACATCAATTAGATATATCTTCTCAAGAAAAATCAAAGGATTTAACTAGTGAATACTTTTCTTTATTTTTTTATGTTTTAAGAAATAATATTTATTTAGGTAAATATAATAATTTACTCGCTCATTTAGAGCATCTAATTGAAGTAATACAATTATCAGGTGGAGAACAATCTGCAAGTATATTATTTAAAGAACGTACAGCTTCTATTAAGAATGATTTTGCTAAGTTTAAGCAAAGTTGTCACATTCTAACTGAAGGATTAGAAGAAACTAGATTTTTATTAAATGGTGAAAATGAGCAAGGTAAAGTTGGGATATTTTTTGATCAAAAAAATAATTTAGGAAATATTATTAATGACATTGCTAAAAATAGTTCCGCGGAATTAGCAGGTATTTTGCCAGGAGATATTTTAATTGAGGTGAATGAAGTTGAGGTTCGATATATCCCTATTAAAGAAGTTTATAAGTTACTTATAGGTGAATCTAATACTAAAATTGCCATCACGATCCAAAGAGAAAACAAAACACTAACATTTAGCTTAATTCGTCAACCTTTTAAAGTATATCCTCTCAATCGCCGAAATGAATTAGTCAATTTTTACAACTATTTTGAGCAAAATTTGCTCGCTCTCATTACTCTTACAGAAAGTGAATTAAATAATTTAAAAGAATTAAATTTTAATATCGTTCGAGGAAAAATTAATTTTCTTGAAGCTTGGTCGATTTTACGAGATCGTCTTACTCTACTTGAAGAAAAAATTAATTTAAACATTGAAGAGTTATTAAAGCTTAAAGAAACAATATTTATTGATTATCCTTCTTTGTTAGAAGATGTTACTTTAGCGATCGCTTTCCTCAGTCAGTTAAGTTTTAATTTAAAAAATCAGTATCATTTAAGTAAGATACATTACAAATCAAACGATAATATAAATCTAAGAGAATTAGAGCGAAAAATTGAAAGTTTTTTGACAGAAAATCCAAAATTATCTCAGATAGAAACTATTTTATTTCGTTGCTATTTACATTACTTTCAAGTAGTTAAGGGATTTTGTTTGACAATTAGCCTTCAACATGACTTTATGTCGCGAGCGAATATTGTCGAATTTTTTGAAGTGAATCAACAAAAATCTAGGTTAGATTTATTTAATTTAGCTAGCTATATTGAAACATGGCGCAGTAAGTTAGTAGAAGATCTAGAAAAAATTGAGGCTTTAGAAGAAGCGCAACCTTTATTTACTAAAATTATTGAAATATCAATTGCTTTAGGAGATGTTAAAGAAGCACTAATTTTTTCAGAAAAATCCAGAGCAAGAGCTTTTGCCGATCTTTTAGCAACACGCTTTGCTCGAGATATTAGTCAAGATTTGAGGAATTTTCCTGTTAACAGTTCCGAAATTAATTTCGAGCAAATTCAACAACTAGCTCAAACTTATTCGGCGACAATTGTTGAATATTTTGTTGTCGATCGAGGAGAAATCGAATCTAAAGTTTATATCTGGGTAATACAACCAAATGGTTCTATTTTTTTAGAAACAATTGAATTAAATTATAATTTACAACAGCAAATTAATGGCTTAGATAGATTTTTAGAAGAAGCTAAAAGTTCGCATCATCTTGGTTCTTCAACAGAATTAGCAAAAAGTCAAACTTTATTGACTGAACTCGCTCGATTATTAATCAAACCGATCGAACATTTTTTAAATACATCTTCAGCAAATAAAATAATCTTAATACCTCATAAAAGTTTATTTAAAATACCTTTTGCTAACTTATTCAATTCCAAGAGCGATCGATATTTAATCGAGCAGTATTCGATTATTTTATCCCCTTCCATTCAAACTTTAAATTTAACTCAGCAGAATTTTGTAAATAATAGCGATACCCAAAATGTTTTAGTAGTAGGTAATCCCCAAATGCCATCTTTTAAGACATTACCATACGCCGAATATGCTGCTAAAGCTATATCAAATTTATTCAAAACCAAACCACTGTTGGGAAAACAAGCAACTAAAAAAGAAATCTTAACTCAACTTCCTCAAGCAAAAATTATTCATTTTGGTACTCATGCTGAATTTAACGATTTACAACCATTAGAAGGGGGAATTGCTCTAGCATCAGAAGGAGAAGAGAAAGGATTTCTTACTGTAGGAGAAATTTTAGCTCGGTTTGCACCGCCTCAAACTTTATCTTTAAATGCGGAATTAGTGGTTTTGAGTGCTTGTTCTACGGGACGAGGTAAAATTACTGGGGATGGTGTAATTGGATTAGCTCGTGGTTTGATGGCTGCCGGAGTTAAAGCAGTTTTGGTTTCTTTATGGGAAGTACGAGACTTGCCCACAGCTTGCTTGATGTTGCAATTTTATAAATATCTAAAATTGGGAAATACTCCTAGTGACGCATTAAAACAAGCTCAAGTGTGGCTGAAAAACATTACTAATAAAGAATTATGGAAATGGTTGTGTCAAGAAAATTTGTCTGTTAATTCAATTGATAAAGAAAAACTCAAAAATCAACTTTACCCATTTAGACATCCTTACTATTGGGGAGCTTTTTATCTAATTGGTTCTTAA